One Candidatus Omnitrophota bacterium genomic window, GACCGCTCGCATATGATCGGCGATGATCCGCGCGTCCTGTTCGGGGATCCCTTTGACTTTCGCTTTGATCTCTTTTAAGACCGGCGCAAAAATATCCGTCTCATAATTACTTTTCTTGCCCTGCACCACCGCGGCCAAACGCTCCAAACCCATGCCGGTGTCTATGTTCTTAGACGGCAACGGATCAAGGATACCTCCCTCTCTGCGGTTGAATTGCGTGAACACCAGGTTCCACACCTCTGAAAAACGGCCACAGGAGCATTCAGGATCACAGTCCTTGCCTTTGGAGCAATTCGGATTGACCCCGTAATCATAAAATATTTCCGAACACGGCCCACACGGACCATTGGGGCCTTTTTCTTTGGCTTCCGATGGCCAAAAATTGGTTTTGTCCCCCAATTTGATGATCCTGTTCACCGGGACCTTGACCTCTTTGAACCAAATGTCATAGGCCTCGGCATCCTCTTGATAAACAGAGACCCATAATTTTTCTTTGGGCAATTTCATTTCCTTAGTCAGGAATTCCCAGGCCCAATGAATGGCGTCTTTCTTGAAATAATCGCCGAAAGAAAAATTCCCCAGCATTTCAAAGAACGTGTGATGAAAATCCGTCTTGCCGACCACATCCAGGTCATCCGTACGCAGACACTTCTGGCAGGTGGCGGCGCGCGTATACGTCAGGTTACGCCCCAGGAACTGCGGCTTAAACTGCTGCATGCCGGCGGTGGTAAAGAGCACCGTGGGATCGTCCTTGGGGACAAGCGAATCACTGGCTACGACCGTATGACCCTTGCTCTTAAAAAAATCTAAAAACTTTGTCCGGATCTGATCAGTAGTCATATGTTCTTGATGGCTTTATACGCGGCTTCCATCGGGAAACCCCGGCGGACCAAAAAATCCAAGACGCGTTTCTTTCGTTTGACCGGGTCAATGCCCGTTAAACGCTCGGCTCTGCGTTGGGCCAGCGTGCAGGCGGCCTCTTCTTCCGAGAATTCTTCTTTCGCGCGGCCTATGGCCTGGGCAATGATGCTCTCCTGGATCCCTTTTTCCTTAAGTTCCCGGATGATCCTTTGAAAACCAAACGGCCGGGCCAGACGGTATTGGACCCATGCCACCGTAAAAGCCCGGTCGTCGAGCAAACGCGACTGCCTGCAATATTCAACCGCCTCCGCAATTTCCGAAGCGGCAAACCCTTTGTCCTTTAACTTGACTTCCAGTTCCCTGACGCTGCGGGGCCGTATCTTCAAAAAACGTAACGCCGCGGCCCGGCATGGGGACAACATCAGGCCTTCTTGGCCTTCATTTTCTCAATGATCTGCTTTTCAACCTTCGCGGAGATCTTGGGATTGTCTTTAAGGAATTGACGTGTCGCTTCCCGTCCCTGGCCGATCTTCTCATTCTCGAACGACAGCCACGCCCCGCTTTTCTGGATGATGTCCTGCGCTAACCCCATGTCAATGATGTCGCTCGACCTGGAAATGCCCTCATTGAAATGGATCTCGAATTCCGCTTCCCGAAACGGCGGCGCGACCTTGTTCTTGACGACCTTGGCCTTGACGCGGTTGGCCACGATCACTTCGCCGGACTTGATGGATTCGATCTTGCGAAGATCAATGCGCACCGACGCGTAAAATTTCAAGGCCCTGCCGCCGGTGGTCGTTTCCGGGTTGCCGAACATGACCCCGATCTTCATGCGGATCTGGTTGATGAAGATAACACAGGTACCCGATTTATTGATGGCGGCCGTTAATTTGCGCAGGGCCTGCGACATGAGCCGTGCTTGCAAACCCATGTGGGAATCACCCATTTCCCCTTCAATCTCCGCGCGCGGGGTCAAAGCCGCGACAGAATCGATGACGACCAGGTCCACGGCGTTGGAACGCACCAGCGTTTCAGCGATCTCCAGGGCCTGTTCGCCGGTGTCCGGCTGGGAGACCAGCAGTTCATCCAGGTTCACGCCCAGCTTGTTGGCGTAGGAGGGATCCAGCGCGTGCTCGGCGTCCACGAAGGCCGCGGTGCCGCCGGCCTTCTGGACCTCGGCCACCACGTGCAGGGCGAGCGTCGTCTTGCCAGAGCTCTCCGGGCCGTAGATCTCGACGATCCGCCCCTTGGGCAGGCCGCCAATGCCCAGCGCGATGTCCAGGCCCAGGGAGCCCGTGGAGACCGATTCGATCTCCATATGGCTCTTGTCGCCAAGCTTCATCACCGAGCCCTTGCCGAAGGCCCGATCGATCTGCGCCATCGCTGCTTCCAGCGCGCGCTGCTTGTCACCGTCTTCTCGTGCCACGAGCTTCAATGCCGTTTGAGACGCCATACCAAGCACTCCCTATCCCATGATTCCGCCAACCCGGTGGGGTAGATCGCTCTCCCCGCCGCCGGACTCAGGTGTAC contains:
- a CDS encoding regulatory protein RecX is translated as MLSPCRAAALRFLKIRPRSVRELEVKLKDKGFAASEIAEAVEYCRQSRLLDDRAFTVAWVQYRLARPFGFQRIIRELKEKGIQESIIAQAIGRAKEEFSEEEAACTLAQRRAERLTGIDPVKRKKRVLDFLVRRGFPMEAAYKAIKNI
- the recA gene encoding recombinase RecA translates to MASQTALKLVAREDGDKQRALEAAMAQIDRAFGKGSVMKLGDKSHMEIESVSTGSLGLDIALGIGGLPKGRIVEIYGPESSGKTTLALHVVAEVQKAGGTAAFVDAEHALDPSYANKLGVNLDELLVSQPDTGEQALEIAETLVRSNAVDLVVIDSVAALTPRAEIEGEMGDSHMGLQARLMSQALRKLTAAINKSGTCVIFINQIRMKIGVMFGNPETTTGGRALKFYASVRIDLRKIESIKSGEVIVANRVKAKVVKNKVAPPFREAEFEIHFNEGISRSSDIIDMGLAQDIIQKSGAWLSFENEKIGQGREATRQFLKDNPKISAKVEKQIIEKMKAKKA